The following proteins are co-located in the Apium graveolens cultivar Ventura chromosome 5, ASM990537v1, whole genome shotgun sequence genome:
- the LOC141659085 gene encoding inactive leucine-rich repeat receptor-like protein kinase CORYNE, which produces MDRRQRIILSILFGVITGFVCAILFACLLRCFIRYINRTPILKGPVVFSPKITPKSLQSALANENHLLGSSPNGSYYRTVLDNGLNIAVKRLQPFSNAHTNCNGPPFKDVHTKRKIQQELQLLATLRHRNLMSLRAYVRESDNRFSLVYDYVPTGSLRDAMNKVRENQLNLNWDARLRIAVGIVKGLQYLHFTCIPKIMHYNLKPSNVMLNAEFEPRMADCGLAKLMPNTDGVASPYNAPECLQNCSRYSDKSDIFSFGVILGVLLTGRDPLDPSFEEISTGGNLGRWLHQVQEAGEAREALDKSIIGEEVEEDEMLMALRIAVVCQSDLPADRPSSDELVPMLTQLHSF; this is translated from the exons ATGGACAGGCGTCAAAGGATAATCCTCAGCATTCTGTTTGGGGTCATAACAGGATTTGTTTGCGCCATTCTTTTTGCTTGCTTGCTCCGTTGCTTTATTCGATATATCAATAGGACACCAATTCTAAAAGGCCCAGTTGTGTTTTCCCCTAAAATCACTCCCAAGAGTCTACAATCTGCCTTGGCTAATGAAAATCACTTGCTTGGCTCCAGTCCCAATGGCAGCTACTACAGAACTGTTCTTGACAATGGCCTCAACATTGCCGTCAAGAGGCTTCAGCCCTTTTCTAATGCTCACACTAATTGTAATGGCCCTCCTTTTAAGGATGTTCACACCAAGAGAAAGATACAGCAGGAGCTTCAACTACTTGCTACCCTAAGGCATCGCAATTTGATGAGCCTACGTGCTTATGTTCGTGAATCTGATAATAGATTTTCTCTTGTTTATGATTATGTGCCCACTGGGAGCCTTAGGGATGCCATGAACAAGGTGAGGGAAAATCAGTTGAACCTCAACTGGGATGCCCGTCTTCGAATTGCTGTTGGGATTGTTAAGGGGCTTCAGTATCTTCATTTTACTTGTATTCCTAAGATTATGCACTACAACTTGAAGCCTTCAAATGTGATGTTAAATGCGGAGTTTGAACCGAGAATGGCAGATTGTGGACTGGCCAAACTCATGCCTAATACAGATGGAGTTGCATCACCATATAATGCTCCTGAATGTTTGCAGAACTGCAG TAGGTACAGTGATAAGAGTGATATCTTTAGCTTCGGGGTTATATTAGGCGTTCTTCTAACAGGTAGAGATCCGTTGGATCCTTCCTTTGAGGAAATATCAACTGGAGGAAATCTGGGAAGGTGGCTTCATCAAGTTCAAGAAGCCGGGGAAGCTCGGGAAGCACTAGATAAAAGTATAATTGGGGAAGAGGTAGAGGAAGATGAGATGCTAATGGCACTAAGAATTGCCGTTGTCTGCCAATCTGATTTGCCTGCAGATCGTCCTTCTAGTGATGAGCTTGTTCCAATGCTTACCCAACTGCACAGTTTCTGA
- the LOC141659087 gene encoding light-regulated protein, chloroplastic gives MHPAAATYLLPSPFFSFRCQKSIITYQRSAASSIFTPVKPSSKNNKLKTSSVSASPQDNNSIVDYNSKTSVFPAEACETIGGEACDVEIYPEAKLIPDFKSSQTRIVSEETVDREYLDYNTPKTVFPGEACDDLGGEFCEPEYQAGVY, from the exons ATGCATCCGGCAGCAGCTACGTACCTTTTGCCATCACCCTTCTTTAGCTTCAGATGCCAAAAGTCCATAATAACTTATCAACGATCAGCTGCGAGCTCCATCTTCACTCCTGTAAAACCATCTTCcaagaataataaactcaagacGTCTTCTGTGTCTGCTTCACCACAGGATAACAATTCAATCGTTGATTACAACTCCAAGACATC TGTTTTCCCCGCAGAAGCTTGTGAGACCATTGGAGGAGAAGCTTGCGATGTTGAAATATATCCAGAAGCCAAACTTATACCGGATTTCAAGAGCAGTCAAACACGGATTGTTTCAGAGGAGACAGTCGACAGAGAGTACCTTGATTACAACACTCCCAAGAC GGTATTCCCAGGGGAGGCTTGTGACGACCTAGGAGGAGAGTTCTGTGAGCCTGAATATCAGGCTGGAGTCTACTAG
- the LOC141659086 gene encoding uncharacterized protein LOC141659086 isoform X1, whose amino-acid sequence MDEEIGKFFLLTSSSSSSSSSSETQGRSHPIIVLSGPANSGKTSLLFQYAFNSAKPASTANVTHSQTLHSSPRVVFICKRSKLQINPPFLSQGIDPASHVFQLIHIKYVEDMEGLINYFAAFHLYYEFPVTVIVDDFGLYFHDDHDSCVQDRYNNPRGRDFAMVKTLALCCNAIIHANETGHPCKLLLSDTHQGDMPKLLYIYRRWVSSIYNIKGDSGTFLLQRIPSQSPAKMDLQKMRIAKYSIALQQLVLEGFPEDKDQ is encoded by the exons ATGGATGAAGAAATAGGGAAATTCTTCTTGTTGACaagtagcagcagcagcagcagcagcagcagtgAAACACAAGGAAGATCTCACCCTATCATTGTTTTATCAGGCCCTGCTAATTCAGGCAAAACTTCATTGTTATTCCAATACGCATTTAACTCGGCAAAACCAGCTTCTACTGCTAATGTTACTCATTCACAAACACTACACTCGTCTCCGCGAGTAGTGTTCATCTGTAAACGCTCCAAATTACAAATTAACCCTCCTTTTCTTTCCCAGGGAATTGATCCTGCTTCTCATGTTTTTCAGCTCATTCACATCAA GTATGTGGAAGATATGGAGGGACTCATCAACTATTTTGCTGCCTTCCACCTGTATTATGAATTTCCTGTCACAGTTATTGTTGATGATTTTGGACTTTATTTTCACGATGACCACGATAG CTGCGTTCAGGACAGATACAATAACCCCCGTGGTAGAGACTTCGCCATGGTGAAAACTTTAGCACTATGTTGCAATGCCATTATCCATGCCAA TGAAACAGGCCACCCATGTAAGCTTCTTCTATCTGATACACACCAAGGTGATATGCCAAAGTTGCTATACATTTATAGGAGATGGGTCTCATCCATTTATAACATTAAAG GTGACTCTGGAACATTTCTTCTCCAGAGGATTCCCTCTCAAAGCCCTGCCAAGATGGATTTGCAGAAGATGAGAATTGCTAAATACTCCATTGCTCTTCAACAACTAGTCCTGGAAGGATTTCCGGAAGATAAGGATCAGTGA
- the LOC141659086 gene encoding uncharacterized protein LOC141659086 isoform X2 gives MDEEIGKFFLLTSSSSSSSSSSETQGRSHPIIVLSGPANSGKTSLLFQYAFNSAKPASTANVTHSQTLHSSPRVVFICKRSKLQINPPFLSQGIDPASHVFQLIHIKYVEDMEGLINYFAAFHLYYEFPVTVIVDDFGLYFHDDHDSCVQDRYNNPRGRDFAMVKTLALCCNAIIHANETGHPCKLLLSDTHQGDMPKLLYIYRRWVSSIYNIKEDSLSKPCQDGFAEDENC, from the exons ATGGATGAAGAAATAGGGAAATTCTTCTTGTTGACaagtagcagcagcagcagcagcagcagcagtgAAACACAAGGAAGATCTCACCCTATCATTGTTTTATCAGGCCCTGCTAATTCAGGCAAAACTTCATTGTTATTCCAATACGCATTTAACTCGGCAAAACCAGCTTCTACTGCTAATGTTACTCATTCACAAACACTACACTCGTCTCCGCGAGTAGTGTTCATCTGTAAACGCTCCAAATTACAAATTAACCCTCCTTTTCTTTCCCAGGGAATTGATCCTGCTTCTCATGTTTTTCAGCTCATTCACATCAA GTATGTGGAAGATATGGAGGGACTCATCAACTATTTTGCTGCCTTCCACCTGTATTATGAATTTCCTGTCACAGTTATTGTTGATGATTTTGGACTTTATTTTCACGATGACCACGATAG CTGCGTTCAGGACAGATACAATAACCCCCGTGGTAGAGACTTCGCCATGGTGAAAACTTTAGCACTATGTTGCAATGCCATTATCCATGCCAA TGAAACAGGCCACCCATGTAAGCTTCTTCTATCTGATACACACCAAGGTGATATGCCAAAGTTGCTATACATTTATAGGAGATGGGTCTCATCCATTTATAACATTAAAG AGGATTCCCTCTCAAAGCCCTGCCAAGATGGATTTGCAGAAGATGAGAATTGCTAA